In Leuconostoc kimchii IMSNU 11154, one genomic interval encodes:
- a CDS encoding metal ABC transporter permease: MRSIGLFIDGLMQYNFLQTALITSILVGIMSGIIGSFIILRGMSLMGDAISHAVLPGVAVAYMLGINILLGASVFGILAALLIGLVTLKSKLKNDTAIGIVFSAFFALGFILISLAESATNLHHILFGNVLAVSDNDLITTAIVLAIVLIFVVVFYKELLITSFDNTFAKAYGLKTQLMHYALMLVLTLVTVTALQTVGIILIVAMLITPAATAYLLTNRLSHMMIVAAIFSVISSVIGLYMSYTFNWASGPAIVLTAAVFFSLAFLFSPKQGIIFKKKIN; encoded by the coding sequence ATGCGTAGTATAGGATTATTTATTGATGGTTTGATGCAATATAACTTTTTACAAACCGCGTTAATTACCTCAATTTTAGTGGGTATTATGTCGGGTATTATTGGCTCATTCATTATTTTAAGAGGTATGTCTCTGATGGGGGATGCCATCTCTCATGCCGTCCTCCCTGGTGTCGCTGTAGCATATATGTTAGGGATTAATATTTTACTTGGTGCTTCAGTATTTGGTATCTTAGCTGCATTGTTAATTGGCCTAGTGACATTAAAATCAAAATTGAAGAATGATACGGCAATAGGTATTGTATTTTCTGCATTCTTTGCATTAGGTTTTATTTTAATTTCATTAGCAGAATCAGCTACCAATTTACACCATATTTTGTTTGGAAATGTATTAGCAGTGTCGGATAACGATCTAATCACAACAGCCATTGTTTTAGCAATTGTCTTGATTTTTGTTGTGGTATTTTATAAAGAATTATTGATCACGTCATTTGATAATACTTTTGCGAAAGCATATGGATTAAAGACACAACTGATGCACTATGCCTTGATGTTGGTGTTGACGTTGGTAACTGTGACTGCATTGCAAACTGTTGGTATCATTTTGATTGTGGCGATGCTTATTACACCTGCTGCAACAGCTTATTTACTAACTAACCGTCTATCACATATGATGATTGTGGCGGCAATTTTTTCAGTCATTTCATCCGTAATTGGTTTATACATGAGTTACACATTCAATTGGGCTTCAGGCCCAGCGATTGTTTTGACAGCAGCAGTGTTCTTTAGTTTGGCATTTTTGTTCTCACCAAAACAAGGTATTATTTTTAAGAAAAAAATAAATTAA
- a CDS encoding cation diffusion facilitator family transporter: protein MTQMKQKPYIIGITLNLVFVLTEIVFSQLAHSTALFADAFHNLSDVLALVIAWLAVVVFGLKATKRHTYGWHNLSILASIFNTLLLLFAVVIIFYEGISDIISPPSVSTSGATVMIVAAVGIGINFFTAMLFKASGAPDEHGHHHEQDLNSKTAYIHLLADAGVSVGVIVGGLLIQLTGWNMIDAIISMIIGIIIIVTSWPVMASTFNLAINGVPDSVDEEAIFNYLNNHPNVSNLHDLHIWPLSTTETALTVHLSAVKNVDSQELLEDIAGTLRRNYHVNHVTIQIETAKVTEPCNLI from the coding sequence ATGACACAAATGAAGCAAAAACCCTATATTATCGGGATTACGTTGAATTTAGTATTCGTTCTAACAGAAATTGTATTTTCCCAATTAGCGCACTCAACAGCCTTGTTTGCTGATGCATTTCATAATTTGAGTGATGTACTAGCACTTGTTATTGCTTGGTTGGCTGTCGTTGTATTTGGGTTGAAGGCGACAAAGCGACATACATATGGCTGGCATAATTTATCAATATTAGCAAGTATCTTTAATACATTACTGTTGCTGTTTGCGGTTGTGATTATTTTCTATGAAGGCATCTCAGACATTATTAGTCCACCATCAGTATCGACGAGTGGTGCTACAGTGATGATTGTTGCTGCAGTGGGTATCGGCATTAACTTTTTCACTGCAATGCTATTTAAAGCCAGTGGTGCCCCAGATGAACATGGGCATCATCATGAACAAGACCTAAATTCAAAAACGGCCTATATTCATTTATTAGCTGATGCGGGTGTTTCTGTTGGTGTGATTGTTGGTGGTCTACTAATTCAGTTAACAGGTTGGAACATGATCGATGCAATCATATCAATGATTATAGGTATAATTATTATTGTTACATCATGGCCAGTCATGGCGTCAACTTTTAATTTGGCTATTAATGGGGTTCCTGACAGTGTTGATGAAGAGGCTATATTCAATTATCTAAACAATCATCCAAATGTCTCAAACTTGCATGATTTGCATATTTGGCCATTGTCTACTACAGAAACTGCCTTGACAGTGCATTTGTCTGCTGTAAAAAATGTTGATTCTCAAGAATTATTAGAAGATATTGCTGGCACATTACGTCGGAATTATCATGTGAACCATGTTACAATCCAAATTGAAACAGCAAAAGTCACAGAACCTTGTAATTTAATTTGA
- a CDS encoding Nramp family divalent metal transporter — MDNSKKADHRIVQDATDNLSLSDVNSSIEAPKDGSFWRKLLAFSGPGALVAVGYMDPGNWVTSVGGGAQYHYVLLSVVLISSLIAMMLQYMAGKLGIVKQEDLAQATRDRTNKPGGIALWIMTELALMATDIAEVIGGAIALHLLFGWSMIASVLTTAFDVILLLLLMRFGFRKIEAIVMTLIITILVIFGYLVILSRPELSALFGGYLPQLQAVSTHGPRGVDSPMVMTLGIIGATVMPHNLYLHSSISQTRKVDRTDKSAIKEAVRFMTWDSNIQLSLAFVINSLLLILGAALFFGHADKVGTFGSMYNALGDNTIAGAVASPILSTLFAVALLASGQNSTITGTLTGEIIMEGFLHMRIPMWLRRVVTRGLALIPVIAFTLIYGGAEDKLDQLLVYSQVFLSVALPFAMAPLIMFTSSKKIMGEEFVNPKWMTILGWLTFVALTGLNIQLIVQIMGQMFGA, encoded by the coding sequence ATGGATAATTCTAAAAAAGCAGATCATCGTATCGTGCAAGATGCGACTGATAACTTAAGTTTGAGCGATGTCAACAGCTCAATTGAAGCCCCAAAAGATGGGTCTTTCTGGCGAAAATTGTTGGCCTTTTCAGGTCCTGGTGCCTTAGTTGCCGTTGGTTATATGGATCCAGGTAACTGGGTAACATCAGTTGGTGGTGGTGCACAGTATCACTATGTCTTGCTGTCTGTTGTTTTGATTTCATCATTAATTGCAATGATGTTACAATATATGGCGGGTAAGTTAGGTATTGTTAAGCAAGAAGACCTAGCGCAGGCAACACGTGATCGCACAAATAAGCCTGGTGGTATTGCGTTGTGGATTATGACTGAATTAGCATTGATGGCCACAGATATTGCTGAAGTTATTGGTGGTGCCATTGCTTTACACTTGTTATTTGGGTGGTCAATGATTGCATCTGTTTTAACAACGGCATTTGATGTTATTTTACTGCTATTGTTAATGCGGTTTGGGTTCCGTAAAATCGAAGCCATTGTTATGACTTTGATTATCACAATTTTGGTTATTTTTGGATACTTAGTTATATTATCAAGACCTGAGTTATCAGCTTTATTTGGAGGTTATTTACCTCAACTCCAAGCAGTTTCAACACATGGTCCAAGAGGTGTTGATTCACCTATGGTTATGACATTGGGTATTATTGGCGCAACTGTTATGCCGCATAACCTTTACCTGCATTCATCAATCTCACAAACACGTAAGGTTGATCGTACTGACAAGTCTGCTATTAAAGAAGCTGTGCGTTTCATGACATGGGATTCAAATATTCAGTTGTCATTAGCGTTTGTAATTAACTCGTTATTGTTAATTCTTGGGGCAGCATTGTTCTTCGGTCATGCCGATAAAGTTGGGACGTTTGGTTCAATGTATAATGCTTTAGGTGATAATACAATTGCTGGTGCAGTTGCGTCACCAATTTTGTCAACGTTGTTTGCTGTTGCCTTGTTGGCGTCTGGTCAAAATTCAACAATTACCGGAACATTAACTGGTGAAATTATCATGGAAGGTTTCCTTCACATGCGTATTCCAATGTGGTTACGTCGAGTTGTTACACGTGGCTTGGCATTAATTCCAGTTATTGCCTTTACCTTGATTTATGGTGGTGCAGAAGATAAATTAGACCAGCTTCTGGTTTATTCACAAGTGTTCTTATCAGTTGCTTTGCCATTTGCGATGGCGCCATTAATTATGTTCACATCGTCAAAGAAGATTATGGGTGAAGAATTTGTTAATCCAAAATGGATGACCATACTTGGCTGGTTGACTTTCGTAGCACTGACAGGTTTAAATATTCAATTAATTGTTCAAATTATGGGACAAATGTTTGGCGCATAA
- a CDS encoding universal stress protein produces MSELNLNIEPLQFKNVVVGVDESEQGYFALANAIHQAKEDDANLIIASVLEMGDLSTIDALHLGVIKEKRAEIEDHLAKYKAYAESQGTKHVSTIFADGAKAGEALLQEVVPKVHADLIIVGAHSRDGFWESLGSQAAYIARHAKISSMVARKAN; encoded by the coding sequence ATGAGCGAATTAAATTTAAATATCGAACCATTACAATTTAAAAATGTCGTTGTTGGTGTTGATGAGTCAGAACAAGGATACTTTGCTCTAGCCAATGCCATTCATCAAGCAAAAGAAGATGATGCAAATTTAATCATTGCGTCTGTGCTAGAGATGGGCGACTTATCAACAATTGATGCTTTACATTTGGGTGTCATAAAGGAAAAACGTGCTGAAATTGAAGATCATCTAGCTAAGTACAAGGCTTACGCTGAGTCACAAGGTACTAAGCACGTGTCAACAATATTTGCTGATGGTGCTAAGGCAGGTGAAGCACTGCTACAGGAAGTTGTGCCTAAGGTTCATGCAGATTTGATTATTGTTGGGGCCCATTCACGTGATGGGTTCTGGGAATCGCTAGGATCACAAGCTGCATATATTGCACGCCATGCTAAAATCTCATCAATGGTTGCGCGTAAAGCTAATTGA
- a CDS encoding ArsR/SmtB family transcription factor, with amino-acid sequence MEKEIIELEQIFKILGNKQRLTILELLRERSYTVSEIITLLNMEQSAVSHQLKILREAELVKTQRHGREIVYCLSDSHILILLDNALKHVTHVFNHNN; translated from the coding sequence ATGGAAAAAGAAATTATTGAATTGGAACAAATTTTCAAAATATTAGGTAATAAGCAACGCTTGACTATTCTTGAATTATTACGTGAGAGATCATATACTGTATCTGAAATTATCACGCTTTTAAATATGGAACAATCTGCAGTTTCACATCAGTTAAAAATTCTTCGTGAAGCGGAATTAGTGAAAACGCAACGGCATGGACGTGAAATTGTTTATTGCTTGAGTGATTCGCATATTCTGATTTTACTAGATAATGCCTTGAAGCATGTCACCCATGTGTTTAATCATAATAATTAG
- the rsmG gene encoding 16S rRNA (guanine(527)-N(7))-methyltransferase RsmG: protein MTVEAFILALKEAGITLTDQQIRQFEQYFNLLVARNEQVNLTAITEKDDVYLKHFYDSLTVLFYEKKLKVPGKTLIDIGTGAGFPSLPLKIVLPDLQITMVDSLQKRVNFLQEVVTELGLSHVEIVHGRAEDIGQKPKYREQFDYATARAVARTSVLAEYTLPFVKIGGQFLVMKGSAAQQELVDGQKALVTLGGTLQSDFEFTLPNGDTRSIQIVDKTKKTPKQYPRQAGTPNRKPIG from the coding sequence TTGACAGTTGAAGCGTTTATTTTAGCATTAAAAGAAGCTGGTATTACTTTAACAGATCAACAAATCAGACAATTTGAACAATATTTTAATTTATTAGTGGCTAGAAATGAGCAAGTTAACTTGACAGCCATTACTGAAAAAGATGATGTCTATCTCAAACACTTTTATGACTCACTCACTGTATTGTTCTATGAAAAAAAATTAAAGGTACCTGGGAAAACGTTAATTGATATTGGAACAGGTGCAGGGTTCCCATCATTACCTTTAAAAATTGTTTTGCCAGATTTGCAGATAACCATGGTTGATTCATTGCAAAAGCGTGTCAATTTTTTGCAAGAGGTTGTCACAGAATTAGGCTTATCTCATGTTGAAATTGTTCATGGTCGAGCTGAAGACATTGGACAAAAGCCCAAGTATCGCGAACAATTTGATTATGCTACAGCTCGTGCTGTCGCGCGAACAAGTGTATTGGCTGAATATACGCTACCGTTTGTTAAAATTGGTGGTCAATTCTTGGTTATGAAGGGGTCCGCTGCACAACAAGAACTGGTAGATGGTCAAAAAGCGCTTGTCACCTTAGGCGGTACTTTACAAAGTGACTTTGAGTTTACGTTACCAAACGGGGATACGCGTTCTATTCAAATTGTTGACAAAACCAAAAAAACACCAAAGCAATATCCAAGACAGGCCGGTACGCCTAATAGAAAACCGATTGGATAA
- a CDS encoding ParA family protein, which produces MAQIIALANQKGGVGKTTTSVNLGAALAQAGKRVLLVDIDAQGNATSGSGVDKSELERDSYDVIVDLVPIRDVIVPTDNYDLMPATIQLSGAEIELAGQEKREYRLKKALAAVDDDYDFILIDNPPALGLLTVNAFTAANAILIPVQTEFYALEGLGQLLNTIELVRKQFNPELDISGILLTMYDGRTNLAKQVSEEVRNYFGSKVYTTVIPRSVRLSEAPSYGQAIIDFDPRSVGAQVYNELAQEVLKQYGN; this is translated from the coding sequence ATGGCACAAATCATTGCATTAGCCAACCAAAAAGGTGGCGTCGGAAAAACAACCACCAGTGTCAACTTAGGAGCAGCACTTGCTCAAGCTGGTAAGCGTGTTTTACTTGTAGATATTGATGCACAGGGTAACGCAACGAGTGGCTCTGGTGTCGATAAATCGGAATTAGAACGTGATAGTTATGACGTCATAGTTGACCTTGTACCCATACGTGATGTGATTGTTCCTACAGATAACTACGATCTCATGCCTGCTACTATCCAGCTGTCAGGTGCTGAAATTGAATTAGCTGGTCAAGAAAAACGTGAGTATCGATTAAAAAAGGCATTAGCAGCCGTTGATGATGATTATGATTTCATTTTGATCGATAACCCACCTGCATTGGGCTTACTAACAGTGAATGCATTTACAGCAGCAAATGCTATCTTAATTCCTGTGCAAACTGAATTTTATGCACTAGAAGGATTGGGCCAATTATTGAATACAATTGAACTTGTAAGAAAGCAATTCAATCCCGAGTTAGATATTTCTGGTATTTTATTGACCATGTATGACGGTCGAACTAACTTAGCCAAACAAGTTTCAGAAGAAGTGCGTAATTATTTTGGTAGCAAGGTCTACACAACAGTTATTCCACGTTCAGTTAGATTGAGTGAGGCACCTTCTTATGGACAGGCAATTATTGACTTTGATCCACGTTCAGTAGGCGCGCAAGTTTATAATGAGCTGGCGCAGGAGGTATTGAAACAATATGGCAATTAA
- a CDS encoding ParB/RepB/Spo0J family partition protein: protein MAIKKGGLGKGLGGLFNANNVTEEALEHTKAVTKQATATEQVVRINLVDVEANPFQPRHRFNDERLEELSRSIKQNGVLTPIIVRKHDRGYQIIAGERRVRASKLAELTYISAIVREVDDDTMAAIALIENLQRDDLDVIEEAQAYDNLMQQLHLTQAQVAEKVGKERTTVANALRLLKLPQSVQELVEKGDLSMGHARALLGLKSKAKLEEVAQLIITRHLNVRQVESLVRQINNGTTEKNEKVVSPYITSLATQLEEKFGTKVNVNVGNKGHGKIEISYLSNDDLSRILNLLDIEVD, encoded by the coding sequence ATGGCAATTAAAAAAGGTGGCCTTGGCAAGGGTTTAGGCGGATTATTTAACGCCAATAATGTAACTGAAGAGGCATTAGAGCATACAAAGGCGGTCACCAAGCAGGCGACTGCGACTGAACAGGTGGTGCGTATTAATTTGGTTGATGTTGAAGCCAACCCCTTTCAACCACGTCACCGGTTTAATGATGAGCGGCTAGAAGAATTATCTCGTTCTATTAAGCAAAATGGTGTTTTAACACCTATTATTGTTCGTAAGCATGACCGTGGGTATCAGATTATTGCTGGTGAACGTCGTGTCCGTGCATCTAAATTAGCTGAACTAACTTATATTAGCGCAATTGTGCGCGAGGTTGATGATGACACGATGGCCGCAATTGCTTTAATTGAAAACTTGCAGCGTGATGATTTAGATGTGATTGAAGAGGCGCAAGCTTATGATAATTTAATGCAGCAATTACATTTGACACAAGCCCAAGTTGCTGAAAAAGTTGGCAAGGAACGTACAACCGTTGCCAATGCGTTGCGCCTACTTAAATTGCCACAATCCGTGCAAGAATTGGTAGAAAAAGGTGACTTGTCCATGGGCCACGCCCGCGCTTTGCTTGGTTTAAAATCAAAAGCAAAGCTAGAGGAGGTGGCACAGTTAATCATTACACGTCATCTAAATGTGCGACAAGTAGAGTCTTTAGTGAGACAAATAAATAATGGTACGACTGAAAAAAATGAGAAAGTAGTGTCACCTTATATAACGTCACTGGCAACGCAACTGGAGGAAAAGTTTGGCACAAAGGTTAACGTCAATGTTGGTAATAAGGGTCATGGTAAAATTGAAATTAGCTATTTGTCCAATGATGATTTAAGTCGGATTTTGAATTTACTAGATATTGAGGTTGATTAG
- a CDS encoding DUF951 domain-containing protein: protein MAEAIDYKLQDIVEMKKPHACGTNAWRITRVGADIKLTCTNCGRGIMMSRFDFNKRLKKVLVSAETN, encoded by the coding sequence ATGGCCGAGGCAATCGATTATAAATTACAAGATATCGTAGAAATGAAAAAGCCACATGCATGCGGTACTAACGCTTGGAGGATAACGCGCGTTGGTGCTGACATTAAGCTGACATGTACAAATTGTGGCCGTGGTATTATGATGTCTCGCTTTGATTTTAATAAGCGATTAAAGAAAGTTTTAGTATCTGCTGAAACAAATTAG
- the ychF gene encoding redox-regulated ATPase YchF, translating to MALTAGIVGLPNVGKSTLFNAITQAGAEMANYPFATIEPNVGMVEVPDDRLARIQEIEPADKIIPTTFEFTDIAGIVKGASQGEGLGNKFLENIRQVNAIIHVVRAFDGDDIIHVNGIVNPLDDIDTINTELILADLETIDKRYSKVARAAKGADKAAKAEFSVLEKIKPALEAGKSVRTLDFTDEEQKIVKGLFLLTTKPVLYVANLAEDDMADPEASKYFNDIKTFAATEGAEVIGLSASAEEEIAQLADEDKAEFLEMAGVTEPGLNKLIRAAYHLLNLRTFFTAGGKETRAWTFKSGMKAPQAAGVIHSDFERGFIRAETIAFDDLDRLGSVKAVKEAGKLRSEGKEYIVNDGDIIEFRFNV from the coding sequence ATGGCACTTACAGCAGGAATTGTTGGTCTTCCAAACGTCGGTAAATCAACGTTATTTAATGCAATTACGCAAGCAGGCGCAGAAATGGCTAATTATCCATTTGCGACGATTGAACCAAATGTGGGGATGGTTGAAGTTCCTGATGATCGATTGGCTCGTATCCAAGAGATTGAACCTGCCGATAAAATTATTCCGACTACTTTTGAATTTACCGATATTGCTGGTATTGTAAAAGGTGCCTCACAGGGTGAAGGACTCGGGAACAAATTTTTAGAAAATATCAGGCAAGTTAATGCTATTATTCATGTTGTTCGTGCCTTTGATGGTGACGATATTATTCATGTGAATGGTATTGTTAATCCATTAGATGATATTGATACAATCAATACGGAGCTTATTCTTGCTGATCTTGAGACAATTGACAAGCGGTACAGTAAGGTTGCTCGTGCGGCCAAGGGTGCAGACAAAGCTGCTAAAGCAGAATTTTCCGTGTTAGAAAAAATCAAGCCAGCATTAGAAGCTGGAAAATCTGTCCGGACCCTTGATTTTACTGATGAGGAACAAAAAATTGTTAAGGGCTTATTTTTGTTAACAACGAAACCAGTACTGTATGTTGCTAATTTAGCAGAAGATGATATGGCTGATCCTGAAGCATCTAAGTATTTTAATGATATTAAAACATTTGCTGCGACTGAAGGTGCAGAAGTTATTGGTTTGTCTGCTAGCGCAGAGGAAGAAATTGCACAGTTGGCAGATGAGGATAAGGCTGAATTCTTAGAAATGGCTGGCGTTACAGAGCCTGGATTAAATAAATTAATTCGAGCGGCCTATCATTTATTGAATTTACGTACTTTTTTTACTGCTGGCGGGAAAGAAACGCGTGCTTGGACATTTAAATCTGGTATGAAAGCACCACAAGCTGCTGGTGTCATTCATTCAGATTTTGAACGTGGCTTTATTCGTGCAGAAACAATAGCTTTTGATGATCTAGATCGTCTAGGATCAGTTAAAGCCGTTAAAGAAGCAGGTAAATTACGTTCAGAAGGTAAAGAATACATTGTTAATGATGGCGACATCATTGAATTTAGATTTAATGTTTAA
- a CDS encoding DUF1129 domain-containing protein — MSEEKQHLTNKNEDFIFRFKRLLAQNGQLSGEKIDEITTEVEQRLLSAQGTGKTAAQLFGTPTQAVQQYLDPRNNTKKLHEYKFWNLALDTSLAILMLFLAVFGVSLFFSKNANNQGAGIVSLILISALGGSIYTAVVVKLTPNPKGKQQANAKSNRWLYLIGAVLAWLIGFLVLGMLPPMINPTLPPVVYIVLLGLAYLLFRWNRQQSGLKGGFLAISQLSQQARLEASQAKK; from the coding sequence ATGTCAGAAGAAAAACAGCATTTGACAAATAAAAATGAAGATTTTATATTTCGTTTTAAAAGATTACTTGCCCAAAATGGTCAACTATCTGGTGAAAAAATAGACGAAATTACTACTGAGGTTGAGCAACGATTATTGAGTGCCCAAGGAACTGGAAAAACTGCAGCACAGTTATTTGGGACACCGACTCAAGCAGTTCAACAGTACTTAGATCCACGTAATAATACTAAAAAACTACATGAATATAAGTTTTGGAATTTAGCGTTAGATACGTCGCTTGCTATATTAATGTTGTTTTTGGCTGTTTTTGGGGTGTCCTTATTCTTCTCAAAAAATGCCAATAATCAGGGCGCGGGCATTGTGTCGTTAATTTTGATTTCGGCACTTGGTGGATCAATTTATACGGCAGTCGTTGTGAAGCTAACACCTAACCCAAAAGGCAAACAACAAGCTAATGCTAAAAGCAATCGTTGGTTGTACCTGATTGGTGCTGTCTTAGCCTGGTTAATTGGCTTTTTGGTTCTTGGTATGTTACCACCAATGATCAACCCAACACTGCCACCAGTAGTTTATATTGTTTTATTAGGTCTAGCTTATCTCCTTTTCCGTTGGAATCGGCAACAGTCGGGACTAAAAGGTGGTTTCTTAGCAATTAGTCAGTTATCACAGCAAGCACGTTTGGAAGCATCACAAGCCAAAAAGTAA
- a CDS encoding response regulator transcription factor, producing MKILVVDDDIEIAELLEIYLKNEGYEPIMAVDGKEALSKLNTNPDIALMILDVMMPNMNGLEVVKVVRKDSRIPILMLSAKSGDMDKIQGLITGADDYVTKPFNPLEVMARVRSLLRRAENSVQDKTPDVLDIGSLFINKDSHEVKTADGDLVNLTALEFGILYLLASHPNRVFSADDIFERVWQQESVVSAKTVMVHVSHLRDKIEEATSGDQVIQTVWGVGYKIEVS from the coding sequence ATGAAAATTTTAGTTGTCGACGATGATATTGAAATTGCTGAATTACTTGAGATTTACCTTAAAAATGAAGGCTATGAGCCTATTATGGCAGTTGATGGCAAAGAAGCCTTGTCTAAGCTCAATACAAATCCAGACATCGCATTAATGATTTTGGATGTGATGATGCCAAATATGAATGGTCTGGAAGTTGTAAAAGTCGTTCGTAAAGATAGTCGTATTCCAATTCTAATGTTATCAGCAAAGTCTGGTGATATGGATAAAATTCAAGGATTGATAACTGGTGCGGACGATTACGTTACTAAACCATTTAATCCACTGGAGGTTATGGCACGTGTTCGTTCTTTATTGCGCAGAGCAGAAAATTCAGTGCAAGACAAAACACCAGATGTGTTAGATATTGGCTCATTATTTATCAACAAAGATAGTCATGAAGTGAAAACAGCGGATGGTGATCTTGTTAACCTGACTGCCTTGGAATTTGGTATTTTATATTTGTTGGCATCGCATCCTAATCGTGTCTTTTCAGCAGATGATATTTTCGAACGTGTTTGGCAGCAAGAATCAGTTGTTTCTGCTAAAACAGTGATGGTTCACGTGTCACATTTACGGGATAAAATAGAAGAGGCAACGAGTGGCGATCAGGTTATTCAAACTGTATGGGGCGTTGGCTATAAGATTGAAGTAAGCTAA
- a CDS encoding sensor histidine kinase — protein MKNFALLLKHNRTKIYYAVVTILLLLLFSWTVITSIPMIITVEGFSNTIGRWFMFVLLIVGDVGILSWQYVRWRQTESILRLIRHLQRMADENSDGIIDWRADYAPKTQALINVSNQIAKNTRQIREEERQSERSKDEMITNISHDLRTPLTAIIGYLGLVEMNADVLSPAERAKYIHTAYDKSNQMKVLVEDLFAFSQTQAHDAVLNMTTLSLGDLFAQLLASYEIEAQEKKIELTQITNPETIMLEADSDKLARVLMNLITNAMKYGEGATFVKLTAQVKDKTVEIRVVNDGAKIPSKDIVDIFGRFYRVESSRNSKTGGTGLGLAIVKGIIEQHQGSVFATSDDDLTSFIVTMPLKQH, from the coding sequence ATGAAAAATTTTGCGTTGCTTTTAAAGCACAATCGCACAAAAATTTATTATGCGGTGGTGACGATCTTGTTACTGCTGCTTTTTAGTTGGACTGTGATAACGAGCATACCAATGATAATCACAGTTGAAGGCTTTTCAAACACTATTGGCCGGTGGTTCATGTTTGTGTTATTGATAGTTGGTGATGTTGGCATCTTAAGTTGGCAATATGTCAGGTGGCGACAGACAGAAAGTATTTTAAGGCTAATTCGCCATTTACAGCGTATGGCAGATGAAAATTCGGACGGTATAATTGATTGGCGAGCCGACTATGCACCAAAAACCCAAGCGCTAATTAATGTTTCTAACCAGATTGCTAAAAATACCCGTCAAATTAGAGAAGAAGAGCGACAAAGTGAACGGTCGAAAGATGAAATGATAACTAATATTTCACATGATTTACGAACACCGTTAACTGCCATCATTGGTTACTTAGGTTTAGTTGAGATGAACGCTGACGTATTGAGCCCTGCAGAACGAGCAAAATACATTCACACGGCCTACGACAAATCTAATCAAATGAAGGTGTTAGTTGAAGACTTATTTGCATTTTCACAGACTCAAGCACATGATGCAGTTCTTAATATGACGACACTCAGCCTTGGTGATCTATTTGCCCAGTTATTAGCCAGTTATGAAATTGAGGCACAAGAAAAAAAGATTGAATTGACCCAAATTACTAATCCAGAAACAATTATGTTAGAAGCTGATTCTGATAAACTAGCGCGTGTTTTAATGAATCTAATTACCAATGCTATGAAGTATGGAGAAGGTGCGACTTTTGTCAAATTAACTGCGCAAGTGAAAGATAAAACTGTTGAAATACGCGTCGTCAATGATGGTGCTAAAATTCCAAGTAAAGATATTGTAGACATTTTTGGTCGTTTTTATCGGGTCGAAAGCTCACGTAATAGTAAGACGGGAGGAACTGGGTTAGGGTTAGCTATTGTTAAAGGTATTATCGAGCAACATCAGGGGTCGGTATTTGCTACATCAGATGATGATTTAACATCATTTATTGTAACAATGCCGTTAAAGCAACACTAG